One window of Pelobates fuscus isolate aPelFus1 chromosome 9, aPelFus1.pri, whole genome shotgun sequence genomic DNA carries:
- the LOC134572498 gene encoding three prime repair exonuclease 2-like isoform X1 produces the protein MFGRMFTRIQEVVNNIRFYSSFTCDLCKTAPCGWLISRCHLNTARTCCNRNRSAGSSKSTLQSYYQIDNMANSVKTFVFLDLEATGLNNENPKITEICLVAIHVSSLENSVTNSSGHPQLPRILDKLSLCVDPGKPINGIASQITGLSNTNLGNNEKQHFNSCLFNIVSEFLIRQAQPVCLVAHNGFNYDYPLLKSELQQQNIDLPSSLLCMDSLKVFQNLDNQGSNVERKSYALPKIYERFFGEEPVNSHYAEGDVLTLIMVFLSKTNQILETVSTQFKNWGEIKSMY, from the exons ATGTTTGGCAGAATGTTTACACGTATCCAGGAAGTAGTGAATAACATAAGATTCTATTCTTCCTTTACATGTGATCTTTGTAAAACCGCCCCCTGTGGGTGGCTGATTTCTCGGTGTCATTTAAATACAGCCAGAACATGTTGTAACAGGAACAGATCAGCTGGCAGTAGCAAATCCACTTTGCAGTCTTACTATCAG ATTGACAATATGGCCAATTCCGTAAAAACCTTTGTGTTTTTGGACTTGGAAGCAACAGGCCTTAATAATGAGAATCCAAAAATAACGGAGATCTGTTTAGTAGCTATCCATGTCTCCTCCTTGGAGAACTCGGTTACCAATAGTTCTGGACATCCACAGCTTCCTCGCATCCTGGACAAGCTGAGTCTTTGTGTTGACCCAGGGAAGCCCATCAATGGTATTGCTTCCCAAATAACAGGTCTCAGTAACACAAATCTTGGAAACAATGAGAAGCAACACTTCAACTCTTGCCTCTTTAACATCGTAAGTGAATTCTTAATTCGCCAAGCTCAACCTGTATGTCTTGTAGCTCACAATGGCTTTAACTACGACTATCCCCTCCTGAAGAGTGAACTGCAACAACAAAATATAGATCTTCCCAGTTCTTTGCTGTGCATGGACTCTCTCAAAGTGTTCCAAAACCTGGACAATCAAGGGAGTAACGTGGAAAGAAAAAGCTACGCTCTTCCAAAAATCTACGAACGTTTTTTCGGAGAGGAACCTGTAAATTCTCATTATGCAGAAGGAGATGTATTGACTCTCATTATGGTCTTCCTgtcaaaaacaaatcaaatactGGAGACTGTCTCCACCCAATTTAAGAATTGGGGAGAAATAAAGTCGATGTATTGA
- the LOC134572498 gene encoding three prime repair exonuclease 2-like isoform X3, with product MANSVKTFVFLDLEATGLNNENPKITEICLVAIHVSSLENSVTNSSGHPQLPRILDKLSLCVDPGKPINGIASQITGLSNTNLGNNEKQHFNSCLFNIVSEFLIRQAQPVCLVAHNGFNYDYPLLKSELQQQNIDLPSSLLCMDSLKVFQNLDNQGSNVERKSYALPKIYERFFGEEPVNSHYAEGDVLTLIMVFLSKTNQILETVSTQFKNWGEIKSMY from the coding sequence ATGGCCAATTCCGTAAAAACCTTTGTGTTTTTGGACTTGGAAGCAACAGGCCTTAATAATGAGAATCCAAAAATAACGGAGATCTGTTTAGTAGCTATCCATGTCTCCTCCTTGGAGAACTCGGTTACCAATAGTTCTGGACATCCACAGCTTCCTCGCATCCTGGACAAGCTGAGTCTTTGTGTTGACCCAGGGAAGCCCATCAATGGTATTGCTTCCCAAATAACAGGTCTCAGTAACACAAATCTTGGAAACAATGAGAAGCAACACTTCAACTCTTGCCTCTTTAACATCGTAAGTGAATTCTTAATTCGCCAAGCTCAACCTGTATGTCTTGTAGCTCACAATGGCTTTAACTACGACTATCCCCTCCTGAAGAGTGAACTGCAACAACAAAATATAGATCTTCCCAGTTCTTTGCTGTGCATGGACTCTCTCAAAGTGTTCCAAAACCTGGACAATCAAGGGAGTAACGTGGAAAGAAAAAGCTACGCTCTTCCAAAAATCTACGAACGTTTTTTCGGAGAGGAACCTGTAAATTCTCATTATGCAGAAGGAGATGTATTGACTCTCATTATGGTCTTCCTgtcaaaaacaaatcaaatactGGAGACTGTCTCCACCCAATTTAAGAATTGGGGAGAAATAAAGTCGATGTATTGA
- the LOC134572498 gene encoding three prime repair exonuclease 2-like isoform X2, which yields MSISQASCDSSISLNTTCCNRNRSAGSSKSTLQSYYQIDNMANSVKTFVFLDLEATGLNNENPKITEICLVAIHVSSLENSVTNSSGHPQLPRILDKLSLCVDPGKPINGIASQITGLSNTNLGNNEKQHFNSCLFNIVSEFLIRQAQPVCLVAHNGFNYDYPLLKSELQQQNIDLPSSLLCMDSLKVFQNLDNQGSNVERKSYALPKIYERFFGEEPVNSHYAEGDVLTLIMVFLSKTNQILETVSTQFKNWGEIKSMY from the exons AACATGTTGTAACAGGAACAGATCAGCTGGCAGTAGCAAATCCACTTTGCAGTCTTACTATCAG ATTGACAATATGGCCAATTCCGTAAAAACCTTTGTGTTTTTGGACTTGGAAGCAACAGGCCTTAATAATGAGAATCCAAAAATAACGGAGATCTGTTTAGTAGCTATCCATGTCTCCTCCTTGGAGAACTCGGTTACCAATAGTTCTGGACATCCACAGCTTCCTCGCATCCTGGACAAGCTGAGTCTTTGTGTTGACCCAGGGAAGCCCATCAATGGTATTGCTTCCCAAATAACAGGTCTCAGTAACACAAATCTTGGAAACAATGAGAAGCAACACTTCAACTCTTGCCTCTTTAACATCGTAAGTGAATTCTTAATTCGCCAAGCTCAACCTGTATGTCTTGTAGCTCACAATGGCTTTAACTACGACTATCCCCTCCTGAAGAGTGAACTGCAACAACAAAATATAGATCTTCCCAGTTCTTTGCTGTGCATGGACTCTCTCAAAGTGTTCCAAAACCTGGACAATCAAGGGAGTAACGTGGAAAGAAAAAGCTACGCTCTTCCAAAAATCTACGAACGTTTTTTCGGAGAGGAACCTGTAAATTCTCATTATGCAGAAGGAGATGTATTGACTCTCATTATGGTCTTCCTgtcaaaaacaaatcaaatactGGAGACTGTCTCCACCCAATTTAAGAATTGGGGAGAAATAAAGTCGATGTATTGA